A portion of the Perognathus longimembris pacificus isolate PPM17 chromosome 20, ASM2315922v1, whole genome shotgun sequence genome contains these proteins:
- the Eddm13 gene encoding epididymal protein 13 isoform X3: MCRPRTLLEGSLLLLLLFLGLAGTCNSKKASEEKLKVLRGILGMMNRLTPEGLRQNMTSSLPLPLVPPQDRTEDEATKILGLLTLQVVNKETSIDCKEAVNPVNPVNPVNPMNPVNPVNPVNPMNPVSPVNPINLVNPVNPMNPVKIPPMRPSPRRSGWNFLKCAYMMVTFIFVSYNRGDWCYCHYCNLDLDFRHDPCCAF; this comes from the exons ATGTGCCGGCCTCGGACCCTTCTGGAGGgatcactgctgctgctgctgctcttcctGGGCCTCGCTGGCACCTGCAACTCCAAGAAAG CATCTGAAGAGAAGC TCAAAG TGCTGAGAG GGATCCTGG GGATGATGAACAGACTGACCCCAGAAG GTCTCAGACAAAACATGACTTCCTCCTTGCCACTTCCCCTGGTCCCCCCACAAG ACAGGACAGAGGATGAAG CAACAA AGATTCTAG GTTTGCTGACCCTCCAGGTGGTAAACA aAGAGACAAGCATTGACTGCAAGGAAG CAGTGAACCCAGTGAACCCAGTGAATCCAGTGAACCCAATGAATCCAGTGAACCCAGTGAATCCAGTGAACCCAATGAATCCAGTGAGCCCAGTGAACCCAATCAATCTAGTGAACCCAGTGAATCCGATGAACCCAGTGAAGATCCCGCCCATGAGACCCAGCCCGAGGCGGTCTGGGTGGAACTTCCTGAAGTGTGCCTACATGATGGTCACCTTTATCTTCGTGTCCTACAACAGAGGGGACTGG TGCTACTGCCACTACTGTAACCTAGACCTGGACTTCAG aCATGACCCCTGCTGTGCTTTCTAA
- the Eddm13 gene encoding epididymal protein 13 isoform X6 has protein sequence MCRPRTLLEGSLLLLLLFLGLAGTCNSKKASEEKLKVLRGILGMMNRLTPEGLRQNMTSSLPLPLVPPQDRTEDEATTLKKILGLLTLQVVNKETSIDCKEAVNPVNPMNPVNPVNPVNPMNPVSPVNPINLVNPVNPMNPVKIPPMRPSPRRSGWNFLKCAYMMVTFIFVSYNRGDWCYCHYCNLDLDFRHDPCCAF, from the exons ATGTGCCGGCCTCGGACCCTTCTGGAGGgatcactgctgctgctgctgctcttcctGGGCCTCGCTGGCACCTGCAACTCCAAGAAAG CATCTGAAGAGAAGC TCAAAG TGCTGAGAG GGATCCTGG GGATGATGAACAGACTGACCCCAGAAG GTCTCAGACAAAACATGACTTCCTCCTTGCCACTTCCCCTGGTCCCCCCACAAG ACAGGACAGAGGATGAAG CAACAA CACTGAAAA AGATTCTAG GTTTGCTGACCCTCCAGGTGGTAAACA aAGAGACAAGCATTGACTGCAAGGAAG CAGTGAATCCAGTGAACCCAATGAATCCAGTGAACCCAGTGAATCCAGTGAACCCAATGAATCCAGTGAGCCCAGTGAACCCAATCAATCTAGTGAACCCAGTGAATCCGATGAACCCAGTGAAGATCCCGCCCATGAGACCCAGCCCGAGGCGGTCTGGGTGGAACTTCCTGAAGTGTGCCTACATGATGGTCACCTTTATCTTCGTGTCCTACAACAGAGGGGACTGG TGCTACTGCCACTACTGTAACCTAGACCTGGACTTCAG aCATGACCCCTGCTGTGCTTTCTAA
- the Eddm13 gene encoding epididymal protein 13 isoform X11 gives MCRPRTLLEGSLLLLLLFLGLAGTCNSKKASEEKLKVLRGILGMMNRLTPEDRTEDEATKILGLLTLQVVNKETSIDCKEAVNPVNPVNPVNPMNPVNPVNPVNPMNPVSPVNPINLVNPVNPMNPVKIPPMRPSPRRSGWNFLKCAYMMVTFIFVSYNRGDWCYCHYCNLDLDFRHDPCCAF, from the exons ATGTGCCGGCCTCGGACCCTTCTGGAGGgatcactgctgctgctgctgctcttcctGGGCCTCGCTGGCACCTGCAACTCCAAGAAAG CATCTGAAGAGAAGC TCAAAG TGCTGAGAG GGATCCTGG GGATGATGAACAGACTGACCCCAGAAG ACAGGACAGAGGATGAAG CAACAA AGATTCTAG GTTTGCTGACCCTCCAGGTGGTAAACA aAGAGACAAGCATTGACTGCAAGGAAG CAGTGAACCCAGTGAACCCAGTGAATCCAGTGAACCCAATGAATCCAGTGAACCCAGTGAATCCAGTGAACCCAATGAATCCAGTGAGCCCAGTGAACCCAATCAATCTAGTGAACCCAGTGAATCCGATGAACCCAGTGAAGATCCCGCCCATGAGACCCAGCCCGAGGCGGTCTGGGTGGAACTTCCTGAAGTGTGCCTACATGATGGTCACCTTTATCTTCGTGTCCTACAACAGAGGGGACTGG TGCTACTGCCACTACTGTAACCTAGACCTGGACTTCAG aCATGACCCCTGCTGTGCTTTCTAA
- the Eddm13 gene encoding epididymal protein 13 isoform X13 — translation MCRPRTLLEGSLLLLLLFLGLAGTCNSKKASEEKLKVLRGILGMMNRLTPEDRTEDEATKETSIDCKEAVNPVNPVNPVNPMNPVNPVNPVNPMNPVSPVNPINLVNPVNPMNPVKIPPMRPSPRRSGWNFLKCAYMMVTFIFVSYNRGDWCYCHYCNLDLDFRHDPCCAF, via the exons ATGTGCCGGCCTCGGACCCTTCTGGAGGgatcactgctgctgctgctgctcttcctGGGCCTCGCTGGCACCTGCAACTCCAAGAAAG CATCTGAAGAGAAGC TCAAAG TGCTGAGAG GGATCCTGG GGATGATGAACAGACTGACCCCAGAAG ACAGGACAGAGGATGAAG CAACAA aAGAGACAAGCATTGACTGCAAGGAAG CAGTGAACCCAGTGAACCCAGTGAATCCAGTGAACCCAATGAATCCAGTGAACCCAGTGAATCCAGTGAACCCAATGAATCCAGTGAGCCCAGTGAACCCAATCAATCTAGTGAACCCAGTGAATCCGATGAACCCAGTGAAGATCCCGCCCATGAGACCCAGCCCGAGGCGGTCTGGGTGGAACTTCCTGAAGTGTGCCTACATGATGGTCACCTTTATCTTCGTGTCCTACAACAGAGGGGACTGG TGCTACTGCCACTACTGTAACCTAGACCTGGACTTCAG aCATGACCCCTGCTGTGCTTTCTAA
- the Eddm13 gene encoding epididymal protein 13 isoform X12 encodes MCRPRTLLEGSLLLLLLFLGLAGTCNSKKASEEKLKVLRGILGMMNRLTPEDRTEDEEILGLLTLQVVNKETSIDCKEAVNPVNPVNPVNPMNPVNPVNPVNPMNPVSPVNPINLVNPVNPMNPVKIPPMRPSPRRSGWNFLKCAYMMVTFIFVSYNRGDWCYCHYCNLDLDFRHDPCCAF; translated from the exons ATGTGCCGGCCTCGGACCCTTCTGGAGGgatcactgctgctgctgctgctcttcctGGGCCTCGCTGGCACCTGCAACTCCAAGAAAG CATCTGAAGAGAAGC TCAAAG TGCTGAGAG GGATCCTGG GGATGATGAACAGACTGACCCCAGAAG ACAGGACAGAGGATGAAG AGATTCTAG GTTTGCTGACCCTCCAGGTGGTAAACA aAGAGACAAGCATTGACTGCAAGGAAG CAGTGAACCCAGTGAACCCAGTGAATCCAGTGAACCCAATGAATCCAGTGAACCCAGTGAATCCAGTGAACCCAATGAATCCAGTGAGCCCAGTGAACCCAATCAATCTAGTGAACCCAGTGAATCCGATGAACCCAGTGAAGATCCCGCCCATGAGACCCAGCCCGAGGCGGTCTGGGTGGAACTTCCTGAAGTGTGCCTACATGATGGTCACCTTTATCTTCGTGTCCTACAACAGAGGGGACTGG TGCTACTGCCACTACTGTAACCTAGACCTGGACTTCAG aCATGACCCCTGCTGTGCTTTCTAA
- the Eddm13 gene encoding epididymal protein 13 isoform X7, translated as MCRPRTLLEGSLLLLLLFLGLAGTCNSKKASEEKLKVLRGILGMMNRLTPEGLRQNMTSSLPLPLVPPQDRTEDEEILGLLTLQVVNKETSIDCKEAVNPVNPMNPVNPVNPVNPMNPVSPVNPINLVNPVNPMNPVKIPPMRPSPRRSGWNFLKCAYMMVTFIFVSYNRGDWCYCHYCNLDLDFRHDPCCAF; from the exons ATGTGCCGGCCTCGGACCCTTCTGGAGGgatcactgctgctgctgctgctcttcctGGGCCTCGCTGGCACCTGCAACTCCAAGAAAG CATCTGAAGAGAAGC TCAAAG TGCTGAGAG GGATCCTGG GGATGATGAACAGACTGACCCCAGAAG GTCTCAGACAAAACATGACTTCCTCCTTGCCACTTCCCCTGGTCCCCCCACAAG ACAGGACAGAGGATGAAG AGATTCTAG GTTTGCTGACCCTCCAGGTGGTAAACA aAGAGACAAGCATTGACTGCAAGGAAG CAGTGAATCCAGTGAACCCAATGAATCCAGTGAACCCAGTGAATCCAGTGAACCCAATGAATCCAGTGAGCCCAGTGAACCCAATCAATCTAGTGAACCCAGTGAATCCGATGAACCCAGTGAAGATCCCGCCCATGAGACCCAGCCCGAGGCGGTCTGGGTGGAACTTCCTGAAGTGTGCCTACATGATGGTCACCTTTATCTTCGTGTCCTACAACAGAGGGGACTGG TGCTACTGCCACTACTGTAACCTAGACCTGGACTTCAG aCATGACCCCTGCTGTGCTTTCTAA
- the Eddm13 gene encoding epididymal protein 13 isoform X14, with protein sequence MCRPRTLLEGSLLLLLLFLGLAGTCNSKKASEEKLKVLRGILGMMNRLTPEDRTEDEEILGLLTLQVVNMNPVNPVNPVNPMNPVNPVNPVNPMNPVSPVNPINLVNPVNPMNPVKIPPMRPSPRRSGWNFLKCAYMMVTFIFVSYNRGDWCYCHYCNLDLDFRHDPCCAF encoded by the exons ATGTGCCGGCCTCGGACCCTTCTGGAGGgatcactgctgctgctgctgctcttcctGGGCCTCGCTGGCACCTGCAACTCCAAGAAAG CATCTGAAGAGAAGC TCAAAG TGCTGAGAG GGATCCTGG GGATGATGAACAGACTGACCCCAGAAG ACAGGACAGAGGATGAAG AGATTCTAG GTTTGCTGACCCTCCAGGTGGTAAACA TGAACCCAGTGAACCCAGTGAATCCAGTGAACCCAATGAATCCAGTGAACCCAGTGAATCCAGTGAACCCAATGAATCCAGTGAGCCCAGTGAACCCAATCAATCTAGTGAACCCAGTGAATCCGATGAACCCAGTGAAGATCCCGCCCATGAGACCCAGCCCGAGGCGGTCTGGGTGGAACTTCCTGAAGTGTGCCTACATGATGGTCACCTTTATCTTCGTGTCCTACAACAGAGGGGACTGG TGCTACTGCCACTACTGTAACCTAGACCTGGACTTCAG aCATGACCCCTGCTGTGCTTTCTAA
- the Eddm13 gene encoding epididymal protein 13 isoform X4 — protein MCRPRTLLEGSLLLLLLFLGLAGTCNSKKASEEKLKVLRGILGMMNRLTPEGLRQNMTSSLPLPLVPPQDRTEDEATKILGLLTLQVVNKTSIDCKEAVNPVNPVNPVNPMNPVNPVNPVNPMNPVSPVNPINLVNPVNPMNPVKIPPMRPSPRRSGWNFLKCAYMMVTFIFVSYNRGDWCYCHYCNLDLDFRHDPCCAF, from the exons ATGTGCCGGCCTCGGACCCTTCTGGAGGgatcactgctgctgctgctgctcttcctGGGCCTCGCTGGCACCTGCAACTCCAAGAAAG CATCTGAAGAGAAGC TCAAAG TGCTGAGAG GGATCCTGG GGATGATGAACAGACTGACCCCAGAAG GTCTCAGACAAAACATGACTTCCTCCTTGCCACTTCCCCTGGTCCCCCCACAAG ACAGGACAGAGGATGAAG CAACAA AGATTCTAG GTTTGCTGACCCTCCAGGTGGTAAACA AGACAAGCATTGACTGCAAGGAAG CAGTGAACCCAGTGAACCCAGTGAATCCAGTGAACCCAATGAATCCAGTGAACCCAGTGAATCCAGTGAACCCAATGAATCCAGTGAGCCCAGTGAACCCAATCAATCTAGTGAACCCAGTGAATCCGATGAACCCAGTGAAGATCCCGCCCATGAGACCCAGCCCGAGGCGGTCTGGGTGGAACTTCCTGAAGTGTGCCTACATGATGGTCACCTTTATCTTCGTGTCCTACAACAGAGGGGACTGG TGCTACTGCCACTACTGTAACCTAGACCTGGACTTCAG aCATGACCCCTGCTGTGCTTTCTAA
- the Eddm13 gene encoding epididymal protein 13 isoform X9: MCRPRTLLEGSLLLLLLFLGLAGTCNSKKASEEKLKVLRGILGMMNRLTPEGLRQNMTSSLPLPLVPPQDRTEDEATKILGLLTLQVVNMNPVNPVNPVNPMNPVNPVNPVNPMNPVSPVNPINLVNPVNPMNPVKIPPMRPSPRRSGWNFLKCAYMMVTFIFVSYNRGDWCYCHYCNLDLDFRHDPCCAF; encoded by the exons ATGTGCCGGCCTCGGACCCTTCTGGAGGgatcactgctgctgctgctgctcttcctGGGCCTCGCTGGCACCTGCAACTCCAAGAAAG CATCTGAAGAGAAGC TCAAAG TGCTGAGAG GGATCCTGG GGATGATGAACAGACTGACCCCAGAAG GTCTCAGACAAAACATGACTTCCTCCTTGCCACTTCCCCTGGTCCCCCCACAAG ACAGGACAGAGGATGAAG CAACAA AGATTCTAG GTTTGCTGACCCTCCAGGTGGTAAACA TGAACCCAGTGAACCCAGTGAATCCAGTGAACCCAATGAATCCAGTGAACCCAGTGAATCCAGTGAACCCAATGAATCCAGTGAGCCCAGTGAACCCAATCAATCTAGTGAACCCAGTGAATCCGATGAACCCAGTGAAGATCCCGCCCATGAGACCCAGCCCGAGGCGGTCTGGGTGGAACTTCCTGAAGTGTGCCTACATGATGGTCACCTTTATCTTCGTGTCCTACAACAGAGGGGACTGG TGCTACTGCCACTACTGTAACCTAGACCTGGACTTCAG aCATGACCCCTGCTGTGCTTTCTAA
- the Eddm13 gene encoding epididymal protein 13 isoform X5, with translation MCRPRTLLEGSLLLLLLFLGLAGTCNSKKASEEKLKVLRGILGMMNRLTPEGLRQNMTSSLPLPLVPPQDRTEDEEILGLLTLQVVNKETSIDCKEAVNPVNPVNPVNPMNPVNPVNPVNPMNPVSPVNPINLVNPVNPMNPVKIPPMRPSPRRSGWNFLKCAYMMVTFIFVSYNRGDWCYCHYCNLDLDFRHDPCCAF, from the exons ATGTGCCGGCCTCGGACCCTTCTGGAGGgatcactgctgctgctgctgctcttcctGGGCCTCGCTGGCACCTGCAACTCCAAGAAAG CATCTGAAGAGAAGC TCAAAG TGCTGAGAG GGATCCTGG GGATGATGAACAGACTGACCCCAGAAG GTCTCAGACAAAACATGACTTCCTCCTTGCCACTTCCCCTGGTCCCCCCACAAG ACAGGACAGAGGATGAAG AGATTCTAG GTTTGCTGACCCTCCAGGTGGTAAACA aAGAGACAAGCATTGACTGCAAGGAAG CAGTGAACCCAGTGAACCCAGTGAATCCAGTGAACCCAATGAATCCAGTGAACCCAGTGAATCCAGTGAACCCAATGAATCCAGTGAGCCCAGTGAACCCAATCAATCTAGTGAACCCAGTGAATCCGATGAACCCAGTGAAGATCCCGCCCATGAGACCCAGCCCGAGGCGGTCTGGGTGGAACTTCCTGAAGTGTGCCTACATGATGGTCACCTTTATCTTCGTGTCCTACAACAGAGGGGACTGG TGCTACTGCCACTACTGTAACCTAGACCTGGACTTCAG aCATGACCCCTGCTGTGCTTTCTAA
- the Eddm13 gene encoding epididymal protein 13 isoform X1, whose amino-acid sequence MCRPRTLLEGSLLLLLLFLGLAGTCNSKKASEEKLKVLRGILGMMNRLTPEGLRQNMTSSLPLPLVPPQDRTEDEATTLKKILGLLTLQVVNKETSIDCKEAVNPVNPVNPVNPMNPVNPVNPVNPMNPVSPVNPINLVNPVNPMNPVKIPPMRPSPRRSGWNFLKCAYMMVTFIFVSYNRGDWCYCHYCNLDLDFRHDPCCAF is encoded by the exons ATGTGCCGGCCTCGGACCCTTCTGGAGGgatcactgctgctgctgctgctcttcctGGGCCTCGCTGGCACCTGCAACTCCAAGAAAG CATCTGAAGAGAAGC TCAAAG TGCTGAGAG GGATCCTGG GGATGATGAACAGACTGACCCCAGAAG GTCTCAGACAAAACATGACTTCCTCCTTGCCACTTCCCCTGGTCCCCCCACAAG ACAGGACAGAGGATGAAG CAACAA CACTGAAAA AGATTCTAG GTTTGCTGACCCTCCAGGTGGTAAACA aAGAGACAAGCATTGACTGCAAGGAAG CAGTGAACCCAGTGAACCCAGTGAATCCAGTGAACCCAATGAATCCAGTGAACCCAGTGAATCCAGTGAACCCAATGAATCCAGTGAGCCCAGTGAACCCAATCAATCTAGTGAACCCAGTGAATCCGATGAACCCAGTGAAGATCCCGCCCATGAGACCCAGCCCGAGGCGGTCTGGGTGGAACTTCCTGAAGTGTGCCTACATGATGGTCACCTTTATCTTCGTGTCCTACAACAGAGGGGACTGG TGCTACTGCCACTACTGTAACCTAGACCTGGACTTCAG aCATGACCCCTGCTGTGCTTTCTAA
- the Eddm13 gene encoding epididymal protein 13 isoform X2: MCRPRTLLEGSLLLLLLFLGLAGTCNSKKASEEKLKVLRGILGMMNRLTPEGLRQNMTSSLPLPLVPPQDRTEDEATTLKKILGLLTLQVVNKTSIDCKEAVNPVNPVNPVNPMNPVNPVNPVNPMNPVSPVNPINLVNPVNPMNPVKIPPMRPSPRRSGWNFLKCAYMMVTFIFVSYNRGDWCYCHYCNLDLDFRHDPCCAF; encoded by the exons ATGTGCCGGCCTCGGACCCTTCTGGAGGgatcactgctgctgctgctgctcttcctGGGCCTCGCTGGCACCTGCAACTCCAAGAAAG CATCTGAAGAGAAGC TCAAAG TGCTGAGAG GGATCCTGG GGATGATGAACAGACTGACCCCAGAAG GTCTCAGACAAAACATGACTTCCTCCTTGCCACTTCCCCTGGTCCCCCCACAAG ACAGGACAGAGGATGAAG CAACAA CACTGAAAA AGATTCTAG GTTTGCTGACCCTCCAGGTGGTAAACA AGACAAGCATTGACTGCAAGGAAG CAGTGAACCCAGTGAACCCAGTGAATCCAGTGAACCCAATGAATCCAGTGAACCCAGTGAATCCAGTGAACCCAATGAATCCAGTGAGCCCAGTGAACCCAATCAATCTAGTGAACCCAGTGAATCCGATGAACCCAGTGAAGATCCCGCCCATGAGACCCAGCCCGAGGCGGTCTGGGTGGAACTTCCTGAAGTGTGCCTACATGATGGTCACCTTTATCTTCGTGTCCTACAACAGAGGGGACTGG TGCTACTGCCACTACTGTAACCTAGACCTGGACTTCAG aCATGACCCCTGCTGTGCTTTCTAA
- the Eddm13 gene encoding epididymal protein 13 isoform X8: MCRPRTLLEGSLLLLLLFLGLAGTCNSKKASEEKLKVLRGILGMMNRLTPEGLRQNMTSSLPLPLVPPQDRTEDEATTLKKETSIDCKEAVNPVNPVNPVNPMNPVNPVNPVNPMNPVSPVNPINLVNPVNPMNPVKIPPMRPSPRRSGWNFLKCAYMMVTFIFVSYNRGDWCYCHYCNLDLDFRHDPCCAF; encoded by the exons ATGTGCCGGCCTCGGACCCTTCTGGAGGgatcactgctgctgctgctgctcttcctGGGCCTCGCTGGCACCTGCAACTCCAAGAAAG CATCTGAAGAGAAGC TCAAAG TGCTGAGAG GGATCCTGG GGATGATGAACAGACTGACCCCAGAAG GTCTCAGACAAAACATGACTTCCTCCTTGCCACTTCCCCTGGTCCCCCCACAAG ACAGGACAGAGGATGAAG CAACAA CACTGAAAA aAGAGACAAGCATTGACTGCAAGGAAG CAGTGAACCCAGTGAACCCAGTGAATCCAGTGAACCCAATGAATCCAGTGAACCCAGTGAATCCAGTGAACCCAATGAATCCAGTGAGCCCAGTGAACCCAATCAATCTAGTGAACCCAGTGAATCCGATGAACCCAGTGAAGATCCCGCCCATGAGACCCAGCCCGAGGCGGTCTGGGTGGAACTTCCTGAAGTGTGCCTACATGATGGTCACCTTTATCTTCGTGTCCTACAACAGAGGGGACTGG TGCTACTGCCACTACTGTAACCTAGACCTGGACTTCAG aCATGACCCCTGCTGTGCTTTCTAA
- the Eddm13 gene encoding epididymal protein 13 isoform X15 → MCRPRTLLEGSLLLLLLFLGLAGTCNSKKASEEKLKVLRGILGMMNRLTPEDRTEDEATTLKKETSIDCKEAVNPVNPMNPVNPVNPVNPMNPVSPVNPINLVNPVNPMNPVKIPPMRPSPRRSGWNFLKCAYMMVTFIFVSYNRGDWCYCHYCNLDLDFRHDPCCAF, encoded by the exons ATGTGCCGGCCTCGGACCCTTCTGGAGGgatcactgctgctgctgctgctcttcctGGGCCTCGCTGGCACCTGCAACTCCAAGAAAG CATCTGAAGAGAAGC TCAAAG TGCTGAGAG GGATCCTGG GGATGATGAACAGACTGACCCCAGAAG ACAGGACAGAGGATGAAG CAACAA CACTGAAAA aAGAGACAAGCATTGACTGCAAGGAAG CAGTGAATCCAGTGAACCCAATGAATCCAGTGAACCCAGTGAATCCAGTGAACCCAATGAATCCAGTGAGCCCAGTGAACCCAATCAATCTAGTGAACCCAGTGAATCCGATGAACCCAGTGAAGATCCCGCCCATGAGACCCAGCCCGAGGCGGTCTGGGTGGAACTTCCTGAAGTGTGCCTACATGATGGTCACCTTTATCTTCGTGTCCTACAACAGAGGGGACTGG TGCTACTGCCACTACTGTAACCTAGACCTGGACTTCAG aCATGACCCCTGCTGTGCTTTCTAA
- the Eddm13 gene encoding epididymal protein 13 isoform X10: protein MCRPRTLLEGSLLLLLLFLGLAGTCNSKKASEEKLKVLRGILGMMNRLTPEGLRQNMTSSLPLPLVPPQDRTEDEATKETSIDCKEAVNPVNPVNPVNPMNPVNPVNPVNPMNPVSPVNPINLVNPVNPMNPVKIPPMRPSPRRSGWNFLKCAYMMVTFIFVSYNRGDWCYCHYCNLDLDFRHDPCCAF from the exons ATGTGCCGGCCTCGGACCCTTCTGGAGGgatcactgctgctgctgctgctcttcctGGGCCTCGCTGGCACCTGCAACTCCAAGAAAG CATCTGAAGAGAAGC TCAAAG TGCTGAGAG GGATCCTGG GGATGATGAACAGACTGACCCCAGAAG GTCTCAGACAAAACATGACTTCCTCCTTGCCACTTCCCCTGGTCCCCCCACAAG ACAGGACAGAGGATGAAG CAACAA aAGAGACAAGCATTGACTGCAAGGAAG CAGTGAACCCAGTGAACCCAGTGAATCCAGTGAACCCAATGAATCCAGTGAACCCAGTGAATCCAGTGAACCCAATGAATCCAGTGAGCCCAGTGAACCCAATCAATCTAGTGAACCCAGTGAATCCGATGAACCCAGTGAAGATCCCGCCCATGAGACCCAGCCCGAGGCGGTCTGGGTGGAACTTCCTGAAGTGTGCCTACATGATGGTCACCTTTATCTTCGTGTCCTACAACAGAGGGGACTGG TGCTACTGCCACTACTGTAACCTAGACCTGGACTTCAG aCATGACCCCTGCTGTGCTTTCTAA